The Zalophus californianus isolate mZalCal1 chromosome X, mZalCal1.pri.v2, whole genome shotgun sequence genome window below encodes:
- the LOC113931133 gene encoding protein SET-like, whose amino-acid sequence MSAPAAKVSKKELNSNHDGADETSEKEQQEVIEHTDEVQNEIDRLNEQASEEILKVEQKYNKLRQPFFQKRSELIAKIPNFWVTTFVNHPQVSALLGEEDEEALHYLTRVEVTEFEDIKSGYRIDFYFDENPYFENKVLSKEFHLNESGDPSSKSTEIKWKFGKDLTKRSSQTQNKASRKRQHEEPESFFTWFTDHSDAGADELGEVIKDDIWPNPLQYYLVPDMDDEEGEGEEDDDDDDEEEGLEDIDEEGDEDEGEEDEDDDEGEEGEEDEGEDD is encoded by the coding sequence ATGTCGGCGCCGGCGGCCAAAGTCAGTAAAAAGGAGCTCAACTCCAACCACGACGGGGCCGACGagacctcagaaaaagaacagcaagaagTAATTGAACATACTGATGaagtacaaaatgaaatagaCAGACTTAATGAACAAGCCAGTGAGGAGATTTTGAAAGTagaacagaaatataacaaactCCGCCAACCATTTTTTCAGAAGAGGTCGGAATTGATCGCCAAAATCCCCAATTTTTGGGTAACAACATTTGTCAACCATCCACAAGTGTCTGCACTGCTTGGGGAGGAGGATGAAGAGGCGCTGCATTATTTGACAAGAGTTGAAGTGACAGAATTTGAAGATATTAAATCAGGTTacagaatagatttttattttgatgaaaacccTTACTTCGAAAATAAAGTTCTCTCCAAAGAATTTCATCTGAATGAGAGTGGTGATCCATCTTCAAAGTCCAcggaaatcaaatggaaatttggAAAGGATTTGACGAAACGTTCAAGTCAAACACAGAATAAAGCCAGCAGGAAGAGACAGCATGAGGAACCAGAGAGCTTCTTCACCTGGTTTACTGACCATTCTGATGCAGGTGCAGATGAGTTAGGAGAGGTCATCAAAGACGATATTTGGCCAAATCCGTTACAGTACTACTTGGTTCCGGATATGGATgatgaagaaggggaaggagaagaagacgatgatgatgatgatgaagaagaaggaTTGGAAGATATCGATGAAGAAGGAGATGAGGATGAAGGTGAAGAAGATGAAGACGATgatgagggggaggaaggagaggaggatgaAGGAGAAGATGACTAA